The Solea senegalensis isolate Sse05_10M linkage group LG4, IFAPA_SoseM_1, whole genome shotgun sequence genome includes a region encoding these proteins:
- the yod1 gene encoding ubiquitin thioesterase OTU1, protein MLRLRCKTKNGSHIMQGLTHQSCVQELKSKVEELTGIPCDVQKIMVGYPPSSLDLRNGDAHLKDYPIKSGDTLIVEEEKNKPKPQDHPTVKKPLLPEASPVLARRVVPADNSCLFTSVYYVVEGGVYDPACAPEMRSLIAQIVSSDPTAYCEAVLGKTNEEYCSWIKRDDTWGGAIEVSILSKFYQCEICVVDTQTVRVDRFGEDAGYHKRVLLIYDGIHYDPLQKETPDSEVPPQTIFSTTDDVILAQALELADEARRKRQFTDVNHFALRCMVCQTGLVGQKEAREHAKETGHTNFGEV, encoded by the exons ATGTTGAGGCTTCGCTGTAAGACCAAAAATGGGAGCCACATAATGCAGGGTCTGACTCACCAGTCCTGTGTCCAAGAGCTGAAGAGTAAGGTGGAGGAGCTGACTGGTATCCCCTGTGATGTGCAGAAAATTATGGTTGGATACCCACCATCCAGTCTTGATCTTCGAAATGGAGATGCTCACCTCAAGGATTACCCAATCAAATCAG GAGACACACTCATTGttgaggaagagaaaaacaaaccaaagccTCAGGATCATCCTACTGTGAAGAAACCACTGCTGCCGGAAGCCTCACCTGTGCTGGCCCGTCGAGTGGTCCCAGCTGACAACTCCTGCCTCTTCACCAGTGTTTATTATGTGGTGGAAGGTGGCGTATATGACCCTGCATGCGCTCCTGAGATGCGGAGCCTCATTGCCCAGATTGTGTCTAGTGACCCCACAGCTTACTGTGAAGCCGTGCTGGGAAAGACCAACGAGGAGTACTGCTCCTGGATAAAACGTGATGACACCTGGGGCGGAGCCATCGAGGTGTCCATCTTATCCAAGTTTTACCAGTGTGAGATCTGTGTGGTGGACACTCAGACAGTCAGAGTGGATCGATTTGGAGAGGATGCTGGCTATCACAAACGTGTGCTGCTCATCTACGATGGTATCCACTATGATCCTCTGCAGAAAGAAACTCCCGACTCTGAGGTTCCACCCCAGACTATCTTCTCGACAACAGACGACGTCATTCTGGCCCAGGCCCTTGAGCTGGCGGACGAGGCTCGCCGCAAGCGGCAGTTCACGGACGTAAACCACTTTGCATTGCGTTGCATGGTGTGTCAGACGGGCCTGGTGGGACAAAAGGAAGCTCGAGAGCATGCCAAGGAGACAGGTCACACTAATTTTGGGGAAGTGTGA
- the zgc:158258 gene encoding specifically androgen-regulated gene protein, translating to MPKSDTWPGGVGLETSGMDSAGSCDSVVSANSGLSDDSLKHLSAEEKACLMFLEETIESLDTEEDSGLSNDELEQMSKPGNLVTDVADLSASMSKSKLSDLQNHASKEPIKENDVTEFTQNVPKSHVEARRTHCSVPSTNVSSKPQLTPSNKSNHKHNHKPPNVHFEVNVVTPPLTKPKDYPVRTAEGPIARGPLSYEALVYLQRSASTKKTPLCPTVDHTIELDKNLPGIMEGSSDRSHSKSKRSPPSVAPKPKVIPANISMKTQKETSTTSDYNIKHVKDPQVVRQEALQKLGLLKDQQPENEAVAPGSHLKSYSSLDPICERFTKGPGSSVPPRSPSFCYSQVPTQPKNRPLQSSASFHHSSRRDQQSASISHAPPSGGSRTAALEHSVTVNSPRRAGKVGDSTGSEPAPTKPSNSVEYTVMVVPGMGADRREALRKLGLLKQ from the exons ATGCCTAAAAGTGATACCTGGCCTGGTGGGGTTGGATTGGAGACGAGTGGCATGGACAGTGCTGGCAGCTGTGACAGTGTTGTCAGTGCCAATTCCGGCCTT AGTGATGATAGTCTGAAGCACCTGTCTGCTGAAGAAAAGGCCTGTCTCATGTTTTTGGAGGAAACAATCGAGTCTTTGGATACCGAAGAAGACAGTGGATTGTCCAATGACGAGTTAGAGCAAATGTCCAAGCCTGGTAACCTTGTTACAGATGTGGCTGACCTCTCTGCCTCCATGAGCAAAAGCAAACTGAGCG ATTTACAGAATCATGCATCTAAAGAACCCATCAAGGAAAATGATGTCACTGAATTTACGCAAAATGTTCCTAAATCTCATGTAGAGGCCCGGAGAACTCACTGTTCTGTACCCAGCACCAACGTCTCCTCCAAACCTCAACTCACTCCTTCAAACAAGTCtaatcacaaacacaaccacaaaccTCCCAATGTACATTTTGAGGTTAACGTCGTGACACCTCCTCTCACAAAACCCAAAGACTACCCGGTGAGGACAGCTGAGGGTCCTATAGCAAGAGGACCTCTGTCCTACGAGGCACTAGTTTATCTGCAGAGAAGTGCCTCGACAAAAAAGACACCTCTGTGTCCCACAGTTGATCATACAATAGAGCTGGACAAGAATCTTCCTGGAATAATGGAAGGCTCAAGTGACAGATCTCATTCAAAGTCTAAGAGAAGTCCTCCCTCCGTGGCCCCTAAACCCAAAGTGATTCCTGCCAACATAtctatgaaaacacaaaaagaaacttCGACGACGTCGGACTACAATATCAAACATGTAAAAGATCCACAGGTGGTGAGACAGGAAGCTTTGCAGAAGCTTGGCCTCCTGAAAGACCAGCAGCCAGAAAATGAGGCAGTAGCACCAGGATCACACCTAAAATCCTACTCTTCTTTGGACCCAATATGTGAGAGATTTACAAAAGGTCCAGGGAGTAGTGTTCCACCCAGAAGCCCCTCATTTTGTTATTCCCAAGTGCCCACACAGCCCAAAAACAGGCCGCTTCAGAGCAGTGCAAGTTTCCATCATTCCTCACGACGTGACCAGCAGTCTGCATCTATATCACATGCTCCTCCGTCAGGTGGATCCAGGACAGCTGCTCTGGAACACTCTGTCACAGTAAACAGCCCCAGACGTGCTGGTAAAGTGGGAGACAGCACGGGATCTGAGCCTGCACCCACCAAACCCTCAAACTCAGTAGAGTATACTGTGATGGTGGTGCCTGGGATGGGAGCTGATCGAAGAGAAGCTCTCAGGAAGCTTGGACTGCtcaaacaataa
- the kif17 gene encoding kinesin-like protein KIF17 isoform X1 encodes MGSEAVKVVVRCRPLNDREKALSSRSVLSMDLQRCQCFIEKPSAVDEPPKQFTFDGTYFTDQTTEEMYNEIAYALVEGVTEGYNGTIFAYGQTGSGKSFTMQGVTEPASQRGVIPRAFEHIFESIQCAENTKFLVRASYLEIYNEEIRDLLGNDTKQRLELKEHPERGVYVRDLSMHTVHNVGECERIIEQGWRNRAVGYTLMNKDSSRSHSIFTIHLEICNMDAAGHDHLRAGKLNLVDLAGSERQSKTGATGERLREATKINLSLSALGNVISALVDGRSKYIPYRDSKLTRLLQDSLGGNTRTLMIACLSPADNNYEETLSTLRYANRAKSIQNRPRINEDPKDALLREYQEEIKNLRALISGQLGSANLSTLLAGQLSETSADLPSRPQSSTTEAEKEKIKEEYEERLAKLQADYNAEQESKAKLQEDIASLRSSYESKVSNLEKAQASRGSTVPKNDNIKLSAHEEPSSMSSSCEPDLLNLSSAEETSLTKPVVPSAEVGVHKDQRGDGLANTNEIPTAEPLDQKHVLERLQQLEQEVVGGEQAKNKELWQKHRQRRNLADQRKVQLLRALSENSEESENVLFNVYNSIQEEVHAKSQVLVKVQGKLKAAKLEIRDLQAEFEVERNDYLATIRRLEKEGQLLNSLLERMVPLVRRDCNYSNLDRLKREAVWDEDNAAWRLPDVMVQKTTLPSAVHPKSSAGRGSATECGEAFMQMEEDRYKEMLDRSDSENIASSYFKSKRTSQLLGGDTAKGHAVHSPSLVSGAAHHSMSSPTVNTPVSSDSIMPRPFRLESLGVPVSSGKVKRKKSKTHIHNEGI; translated from the exons ATGGGGTCAGAGGCGGTGAAGGTGGTGGTCAGATGCCGGCCACTGAACGACCGGGAAAAGGCTCTGAGCTCCAGGAGTGTGCTGTCCATGGATCTGCAGCGCTGCCAGTGCTTCATAGAGAAACCCAGTGCGGTGGACGAGCCTCCCAAACAGTTCACCTTTGATGGGACTTACTTCACTGATCAAACCACTGAGGAGATGTACAATGAGATTGCTTATGCTTTGGTTGAG GGTGTCACTGAAGGATACAATGGCACCATTTTTGCCTATGGGCAAACTGGAAGCGGTAAGTCTTTCACAATGCAGGGCGTGACGGAGCCTGCATCCCAAAGAGGAGTCATCCCACGTGCATTTGAACACATCTTTGAGAGTATTCAG tgtgcagaaaatacaaaatttcTGGTGAGGGCCTCCTACTTGGAGATATACAACGAAGAAATCAGAGACCTTCTGGGAAATGACACCAAACAGAGATTGGAG CTGAAAGAGCACCCAGAGCGCGGCGTGTACGTGCGTGATCTCTCCATGCACACTGTGCACAATGTGGGCGAGTGTGAGAGAATTATAGAGCAAGGCTGGAGGAACAGGGCGGTGGGCTACACACTGATGAACAAAGACTCCTCCCGCTCCCACTCCATCTTCACCATCCACCTGGAGATCTGCAACATGG ATGCAGCAGGCCATGACCACCTACGAGCAGGTAAACTCAACCTGGTCGATCTGGCAGGAAGTGAGCGTCAGTCTAAAACTGGTGCCACCGGTGAGCGACTGCGTGAGGCCACAAAGATCAACCTGTCCCTCTCGGCCTTGGGGAATGTCATCTCTGCCCTGGTGGACGGTCGCTCCAAATACATCCCCTACAGAGACTCCAAGTTGACGCGGCTGCTGCAGGACTCTCTGGGAGGTAACACACGCACTTTGATGATCGCCTGCCTCTCCCCTGCAGACAACAACTATGAAGAAACACTGAGCACGCTGCGTTATGCCAACCGGGCCAAGAGCATCCAGAACAGACCTCGCATCAACGAGGACCCTAAGGATGCTCTGCTCAGAGAATATCAAGAAGAGATCAAGAACCTGCGAGCCCTGATCTCAGGCCAGCTGGGCTCTGCTAACCTTTCAA CTCTACTGGCTGGTCAGTTGTCTGAAACATCTGCGGATCTTCCTTCAAGGCCACAGTCGAGTACCACAGAAGCAGAGAAGGAAAAGATTAAAGAG GAGTACGAGGAGAGGCTGGCCAAGTTACAGGCCGACTACAATGCAGAGCAGGAGTCCAAGGCAAAGCTGCAGGAGGACATTGCTTCACTGCGTTCCTCCTATGAATCCAAGGTGTCTAATCTGGAGAAGGCCCAGGCCAGCAGGGGGAGCACTGTCCCAAAGAATGACAACATAAAATTATCTGCACATGAAGAACCAT CATCAATGAGCTCGAGCTGTGAACCTGACCTGTTAAACCTCAGTTCAGCTGAGGAAACTTCTCTTACTAAG CCTGTGGTACCCTCTGCTGAAGTTGGTGTCCACAAAGATCAAAGGGGAGACGGACTtgcaaatacaaatgaaatcccCACAGCAGAGCCTCTGGACCAGAAACATGTCCTGGAAAG gctgcagcagctggaacaggaggtggtgggaggagaGCAGGCCAAGAACAAGGAGCTGTGGCAGAAGCATCGGCAGAGGAGGAACCTTGCCGACCAGAGGAAAGTCCAGCTCCTCCGTGCACTGTCTGAGAACAGTGAGGAGAGTGAAAATGTTCTCTTTAATGTCTACAATTCCATCCAAGAGGAAGTCCATGCCAAAAGCCAAGTCCTGGTCAAGGTGCAGGGCAAG CTGAAAGCAGCCAAGCTGGAGATCCGTGATCTGCAAGCAGAATTCGAGGTGGAGAGGAACGACTACCTGGCCACCATCCGGCGACTGGAGAAGGAGGGCCAGCTACTGAACAGCCTGCTGGAGCGCATGGTGCCTCTGGTGCGCCGAGACTGCAACTACAGCAACCTGGACCGGCTGAAGAGAGAAGCAGTCTGGGATGAGGACAATGCTGCATGGAGGCTGCCGGATGTGATGGTGCAGAAAACAACTCTGCCTTCAG CAGTACATCCAAAATCTTCAGCAGGCAGAGGCTCCGCTACTGAATGTGGAGAAGCTTTCatg CAGATGGAAGAGGACAGGTACAAGGAAATGCTTGACCGCAGTGACAGTGAGAACATTGCCAGCAGCTACTTCAAGTCAAAGAGAACCAGTCAGCTGCTAGGTGGAGACACAGCCAAGGGACATG CCGTCCACTCTCCTTCTCTGGTCAGCGGAGCAGCCCACCATTCAATGAGCAGCCCGACTGTCAACACACCGGTCAGCTCTGACTCCATCATGCCTCGGCCTTTCCGCCTGGAGTCACTGGGCGTCCCGGTGTCCAGTGGTAAGGTGAAGCGCAAGAAAAGCAAAACTCACATCCACAATGAAGGGATTTGA
- the kif17 gene encoding kinesin-like protein KIF17 isoform X2: MGSEAVKVVVRCRPLNDREKALSSRSVLSMDLQRCQCFIEKPSAVDEPPKQFTFDGTYFTDQTTEEMYNEIAYALVEGVTEGYNGTIFAYGQTGSGKSFTMQGVTEPASQRGVIPRAFEHIFESIQCAENTKFLVRASYLEIYNEEIRDLLGNDTKQRLELKEHPERGVYVRDLSMHTVHNVGECERIIEQGWRNRAVGYTLMNKDSSRSHSIFTIHLEICNMDAAGHDHLRAGKLNLVDLAGSERQSKTGATGERLREATKINLSLSALGNVISALVDGRSKYIPYRDSKLTRLLQDSLGGNTRTLMIACLSPADNNYEETLSTLRYANRAKSIQNRPRINEDPKDALLREYQEEIKNLRALISGQLGSANLSTLLAGQLSETSADLPSRPQSSTTEAEKEKIKEEYEERLAKLQADYNAEQESKAKLQEDIASLRSSYESKVSNLEKAQASRGSTVPKNDNIKLSAHEEPSSMSSSCEPDLLNLSSAEETSLTKPVVPSAEVGVHKDQRGDGLANTNEIPTAEPLDQKHVLERLQQLEQEVVGGEQAKNKELWQKHRQRRNLADQRKVQLLRALSENSEESENVLFNVYNSIQEEVHAKSQVLVKVQGKLKAAKLEIRDLQAEFEVERNDYLATIRRLEKEGQLLNSLLERMVPLVRRDCNYSNLDRLKREAVWDEDNAAWRLPDVMVQKTTLPSAVHPKSSAGRGSATECGEAFMMEEDRYKEMLDRSDSENIASSYFKSKRTSQLLGGDTAKGHAVHSPSLVSGAAHHSMSSPTVNTPVSSDSIMPRPFRLESLGVPVSSGKVKRKKSKTHIHNEGI, translated from the exons ATGGGGTCAGAGGCGGTGAAGGTGGTGGTCAGATGCCGGCCACTGAACGACCGGGAAAAGGCTCTGAGCTCCAGGAGTGTGCTGTCCATGGATCTGCAGCGCTGCCAGTGCTTCATAGAGAAACCCAGTGCGGTGGACGAGCCTCCCAAACAGTTCACCTTTGATGGGACTTACTTCACTGATCAAACCACTGAGGAGATGTACAATGAGATTGCTTATGCTTTGGTTGAG GGTGTCACTGAAGGATACAATGGCACCATTTTTGCCTATGGGCAAACTGGAAGCGGTAAGTCTTTCACAATGCAGGGCGTGACGGAGCCTGCATCCCAAAGAGGAGTCATCCCACGTGCATTTGAACACATCTTTGAGAGTATTCAG tgtgcagaaaatacaaaatttcTGGTGAGGGCCTCCTACTTGGAGATATACAACGAAGAAATCAGAGACCTTCTGGGAAATGACACCAAACAGAGATTGGAG CTGAAAGAGCACCCAGAGCGCGGCGTGTACGTGCGTGATCTCTCCATGCACACTGTGCACAATGTGGGCGAGTGTGAGAGAATTATAGAGCAAGGCTGGAGGAACAGGGCGGTGGGCTACACACTGATGAACAAAGACTCCTCCCGCTCCCACTCCATCTTCACCATCCACCTGGAGATCTGCAACATGG ATGCAGCAGGCCATGACCACCTACGAGCAGGTAAACTCAACCTGGTCGATCTGGCAGGAAGTGAGCGTCAGTCTAAAACTGGTGCCACCGGTGAGCGACTGCGTGAGGCCACAAAGATCAACCTGTCCCTCTCGGCCTTGGGGAATGTCATCTCTGCCCTGGTGGACGGTCGCTCCAAATACATCCCCTACAGAGACTCCAAGTTGACGCGGCTGCTGCAGGACTCTCTGGGAGGTAACACACGCACTTTGATGATCGCCTGCCTCTCCCCTGCAGACAACAACTATGAAGAAACACTGAGCACGCTGCGTTATGCCAACCGGGCCAAGAGCATCCAGAACAGACCTCGCATCAACGAGGACCCTAAGGATGCTCTGCTCAGAGAATATCAAGAAGAGATCAAGAACCTGCGAGCCCTGATCTCAGGCCAGCTGGGCTCTGCTAACCTTTCAA CTCTACTGGCTGGTCAGTTGTCTGAAACATCTGCGGATCTTCCTTCAAGGCCACAGTCGAGTACCACAGAAGCAGAGAAGGAAAAGATTAAAGAG GAGTACGAGGAGAGGCTGGCCAAGTTACAGGCCGACTACAATGCAGAGCAGGAGTCCAAGGCAAAGCTGCAGGAGGACATTGCTTCACTGCGTTCCTCCTATGAATCCAAGGTGTCTAATCTGGAGAAGGCCCAGGCCAGCAGGGGGAGCACTGTCCCAAAGAATGACAACATAAAATTATCTGCACATGAAGAACCAT CATCAATGAGCTCGAGCTGTGAACCTGACCTGTTAAACCTCAGTTCAGCTGAGGAAACTTCTCTTACTAAG CCTGTGGTACCCTCTGCTGAAGTTGGTGTCCACAAAGATCAAAGGGGAGACGGACTtgcaaatacaaatgaaatcccCACAGCAGAGCCTCTGGACCAGAAACATGTCCTGGAAAG gctgcagcagctggaacaggaggtggtgggaggagaGCAGGCCAAGAACAAGGAGCTGTGGCAGAAGCATCGGCAGAGGAGGAACCTTGCCGACCAGAGGAAAGTCCAGCTCCTCCGTGCACTGTCTGAGAACAGTGAGGAGAGTGAAAATGTTCTCTTTAATGTCTACAATTCCATCCAAGAGGAAGTCCATGCCAAAAGCCAAGTCCTGGTCAAGGTGCAGGGCAAG CTGAAAGCAGCCAAGCTGGAGATCCGTGATCTGCAAGCAGAATTCGAGGTGGAGAGGAACGACTACCTGGCCACCATCCGGCGACTGGAGAAGGAGGGCCAGCTACTGAACAGCCTGCTGGAGCGCATGGTGCCTCTGGTGCGCCGAGACTGCAACTACAGCAACCTGGACCGGCTGAAGAGAGAAGCAGTCTGGGATGAGGACAATGCTGCATGGAGGCTGCCGGATGTGATGGTGCAGAAAACAACTCTGCCTTCAG CAGTACATCCAAAATCTTCAGCAGGCAGAGGCTCCGCTACTGAATGTGGAGAAGCTTTCatg ATGGAAGAGGACAGGTACAAGGAAATGCTTGACCGCAGTGACAGTGAGAACATTGCCAGCAGCTACTTCAAGTCAAAGAGAACCAGTCAGCTGCTAGGTGGAGACACAGCCAAGGGACATG CCGTCCACTCTCCTTCTCTGGTCAGCGGAGCAGCCCACCATTCAATGAGCAGCCCGACTGTCAACACACCGGTCAGCTCTGACTCCATCATGCCTCGGCCTTTCCGCCTGGAGTCACTGGGCGTCCCGGTGTCCAGTGGTAAGGTGAAGCGCAAGAAAAGCAAAACTCACATCCACAATGAAGGGATTTGA